One genomic region from Conexibacter woesei Iso977N encodes:
- a CDS encoding class I SAM-dependent methyltransferase — translation MSIKDQARNVAIERLRKLLPQAAPELELLGQNFPHGFTRDSWSRPLPLGAIPTDGDLPLPPEELWAYYCTGAESWLDSGRRDVATMRDELTASGAPIEEMGRVLEVGSASGRMIRHLEDVALGGVEVWGVDIWSTAVLWCQDNLSPRFRFATTTLIPHLPFPDGHFDLIYGGSLFTHIDDLAEAWFLEMHRVLAPGGRLYFSINDHSSVEIFEGRGPADRYEEFYERTGGQAEWESFVRLIQGNADYQRFRRREAYMFTQGKMMRHVMWDTDVLTRRLDWGYKPHSITPMGYGHQSTVLLEAVPFGSGAEGATSAGAGVAASS, via the coding sequence ATGAGCATCAAGGACCAGGCTCGGAACGTCGCGATCGAGCGCCTGCGCAAGCTGCTGCCGCAGGCGGCGCCGGAGCTGGAGCTGCTCGGCCAGAACTTCCCGCACGGCTTCACGCGCGACAGCTGGAGCCGGCCGCTGCCGCTCGGCGCGATCCCGACGGACGGCGACCTGCCGCTGCCGCCCGAGGAGCTGTGGGCCTACTACTGCACCGGCGCCGAGAGCTGGCTGGACAGCGGGCGTCGCGACGTCGCGACGATGCGCGACGAGCTGACCGCCAGCGGTGCGCCGATCGAGGAGATGGGCCGCGTGCTCGAGGTCGGCTCGGCCTCGGGGCGCATGATCCGCCACCTGGAGGACGTGGCGCTCGGCGGCGTCGAGGTCTGGGGCGTCGACATCTGGTCGACCGCCGTGCTCTGGTGCCAGGACAACCTCTCGCCGCGCTTCCGCTTCGCGACCACCACGCTGATCCCGCACCTGCCGTTCCCCGACGGCCACTTCGACCTCATCTACGGCGGGTCGCTGTTCACGCACATCGACGACCTCGCCGAGGCGTGGTTCCTGGAGATGCACCGCGTCCTGGCGCCCGGCGGCCGCCTCTACTTCTCGATCAACGACCACAGCTCGGTCGAGATCTTCGAGGGCCGCGGGCCGGCCGACCGCTACGAGGAGTTCTACGAGCGCACCGGCGGCCAGGCGGAGTGGGAGAGCTTCGTGCGGCTGATCCAGGGCAACGCGGACTACCAGCGCTTCCGCCGCCGCGAGGCCTACATGTTCACCCAGGGCAAGATGATGAGGCACGTCATGTGGGACACCGACGTGCTCACCCGCCGCCTGGACTGGGGCTACAAGCCCCACTCGATCACGCCGATGGGCTACGGCCATCAGTCGACGGTCCTGCTCGAAGCCGTGCCCTTCGGGTCGGGCGCCGAGGGCGCGACGAGCGCCGGCGCCGGAGTGGCCGCTAGTTCTTGA
- a CDS encoding FAD:protein FMN transferase translates to MSLLDRTFTTMGVEARLILADRAPGADPSTRLAHAATDAQQLLHELDAKWTRFDDDSPLNRLSRDPRTTVPVADDHLRALVRAGAYAGRVSGGLVDVTLGHDVHDAGYADHWDGSRAVPIDVALAAAPPRAVAAPDPRARWQALATDNDRKTINKPQGVRLDSGGVGKGLAADLVAQRLTGLRYVVDVGGDLALGHGGGGAHHVDVIHPLTHRTAHTFRLGTGGVATSGIHRRVWVDRFGDPAHHLLDPATQRPAWTGLLSATAVGRTALEAEVLAKTAYLRGPRGARRTLAALGGVLIHEDGRVEPIPALRLAVRRAANREPAAA, encoded by the coding sequence ATGAGCCTCCTCGACCGCACGTTCACCACGATGGGCGTCGAGGCGCGGCTGATCCTCGCCGACCGCGCTCCCGGCGCCGACCCGTCGACCCGCCTCGCCCACGCCGCCACCGACGCGCAGCAGCTCCTCCACGAGCTCGACGCGAAGTGGACGCGGTTCGACGACGACTCGCCACTCAACCGCCTCTCCCGCGACCCGCGGACGACGGTCCCGGTCGCGGACGACCACCTCCGCGCCCTCGTCCGCGCCGGTGCCTACGCCGGCCGCGTCTCCGGCGGCCTCGTCGACGTCACGCTCGGCCACGACGTCCACGACGCCGGCTACGCCGACCACTGGGACGGCTCGCGCGCCGTCCCGATCGACGTGGCGCTGGCGGCCGCCCCGCCCCGGGCGGTCGCCGCGCCCGACCCGCGCGCACGGTGGCAGGCGCTCGCCACCGACAACGACCGCAAGACCATCAACAAGCCCCAAGGCGTACGCCTCGACTCCGGCGGCGTCGGCAAGGGCCTCGCGGCGGACCTCGTCGCCCAGCGCCTCACCGGCCTGCGCTACGTCGTCGACGTCGGCGGCGACCTCGCGCTCGGCCACGGCGGCGGGGGCGCGCACCACGTCGACGTCATCCACCCGCTCACGCACCGGACCGCCCACACCTTCAGGCTCGGCACCGGCGGCGTGGCGACCTCCGGCATCCACCGCCGCGTCTGGGTCGACCGCTTCGGCGACCCCGCCCACCACCTCCTGGACCCCGCCACCCAGCGCCCCGCCTGGACCGGCCTGCTCTCCGCGACCGCCGTCGGCCGGACCGCGCTGGAAGCCGAAGTGCTCGCGAAGACCGCGTACCTCCGCGGTCCGCGCGGCGCCCGCCGGACCCTCGCCGCCCTCGGCGGCGTCCTGATCCACGAGGACGGCCGCGTCGAGCCGATCCCCGCCCTGCGCCTCGCCGTCCGGCGCGCAGCGAACCGCGAGCCGGCGGCGGCCTGA
- a CDS encoding ferric reductase-like transmembrane domain-containing protein — protein MPNPFDYTFWLASRAAGIVGFIALGIVSILGLVSALRLVSPQQAARLRPYHERLAITGLVAITAHGLLLLGDSYLKPSITQLAIPFTLSYRPLWTGLGIIAFYCLAAFGLSFYQRRRIGARRWRSAHRFASAAFILGTIHALMAGTDARSPLLLGIIIFFIAAIAIMGGMRALGFPRKTARKTAPQRGNRAPVVQ, from the coding sequence ATGCCCAACCCCTTCGACTACACCTTCTGGCTCGCCTCCCGCGCGGCGGGCATCGTCGGCTTCATCGCGCTCGGGATCGTCTCGATCCTCGGCCTGGTCTCCGCCCTCAGGCTCGTCTCGCCCCAGCAGGCCGCACGCCTGCGCCCCTACCACGAGCGCCTCGCGATCACCGGCCTCGTCGCGATCACCGCGCACGGCCTCCTGCTGCTCGGCGACTCCTACCTCAAGCCCTCGATCACGCAGCTCGCGATCCCGTTCACGCTCTCCTACCGCCCGCTCTGGACCGGCCTCGGGATCATCGCCTTCTACTGCCTGGCGGCGTTCGGGCTGTCCTTCTACCAGCGCCGCCGCATCGGGGCGCGCCGCTGGCGCTCGGCCCACCGCTTCGCCTCCGCCGCCTTCATCCTCGGCACGATCCACGCGCTCATGGCCGGGACCGACGCCCGCAGCCCGCTGCTGCTCGGGATCATCATCTTCTTCATCGCCGCGATCGCGATCATGGGCGGGATGCGCGCCCTCGGGTTCCCGCGCAAAACCGCGCGGAAAACCGCTCCACAGCGGGGAAATCGTGCGCCGGTCGTTCAGTGA
- a CDS encoding NAD(P)/FAD-dependent oxidoreductase gives MTLVDEPPTLPKHDDDHGDTRPYVVIGGGPAGLSAGYLLAKAGRKVIVLEAEDQVGGLAKTVVDPEGYRFDLGGHRFFTKNREVNDLWLEIMGDEFLMRPRQSRIFWRGKYLDYPLKGTDVIKKLGPVELVRCGISYMYAAVKPKGKEETFEDWVSNRFGKRLFQHFFKSYTEKVWGVSTKELRADWAAQRIKNLNFFSAAKAAFFGNKDDITSLIDKFQYPRYGPGQMWEMMTNRIEEMGGEVRLESPAQQIDVEDGRVVRIHTPQGVIEPRGTISSLPLRHMVGLTSPGAPAEVQQAAQGLRYRDFLTVALVLDGQDLFPDNWIYIHEPDVRVGRIQNYRSWSPWMVPDPDTACVGLEYFAFKGDDLWTMDDDKLVELATQELQQLGLARPEQVKRGYVVRVPLAYPMYDETYAERVESIRSWLDPLEDFVQVGRNGLHRYNNSDHSMLSAMRAVDNILRNEGHDIWAVNVESVYHEEQTDADTEQPYAKLPKTVYETEPLVTEA, from the coding sequence ATGACGCTTGTCGACGAACCGCCGACGCTACCCAAGCACGACGACGACCATGGGGACACGCGCCCCTACGTCGTGATCGGGGGCGGCCCGGCCGGCCTCTCCGCCGGGTACCTGCTGGCCAAGGCCGGCCGCAAGGTCATCGTGCTGGAGGCCGAGGATCAGGTCGGTGGTCTGGCCAAGACCGTCGTCGACCCCGAGGGCTATCGCTTCGACCTCGGCGGCCACCGGTTCTTCACCAAGAACAGGGAGGTCAACGACCTCTGGCTGGAGATCATGGGCGACGAGTTCCTCATGCGCCCTCGGCAGTCCCGCATCTTCTGGCGCGGCAAGTACCTCGACTACCCGCTCAAGGGCACCGACGTCATCAAGAAGCTCGGCCCGGTCGAGCTCGTGCGCTGCGGCATCTCCTACATGTACGCGGCCGTCAAGCCCAAGGGCAAGGAGGAGACCTTCGAGGACTGGGTCTCCAACCGCTTCGGCAAGCGCTTGTTCCAGCACTTCTTCAAGTCCTACACCGAGAAGGTCTGGGGCGTCTCCACCAAGGAGCTGCGCGCCGACTGGGCCGCTCAGCGGATCAAGAACCTCAACTTCTTCTCCGCCGCCAAGGCCGCGTTCTTCGGCAACAAGGACGACATCACGTCCCTCATCGACAAGTTCCAGTACCCGCGGTACGGACCGGGTCAGATGTGGGAGATGATGACCAACCGCATCGAGGAGATGGGCGGCGAGGTCCGCCTCGAGTCCCCGGCGCAGCAGATCGACGTCGAGGACGGCCGCGTGGTGCGCATCCACACGCCGCAGGGCGTCATCGAGCCGCGCGGGACGATCTCGTCGCTGCCGCTGCGCCACATGGTCGGCCTGACCTCGCCGGGTGCGCCCGCCGAGGTCCAGCAGGCCGCGCAGGGCCTGCGCTACCGCGACTTCCTGACGGTCGCGCTGGTGCTCGACGGCCAGGACCTGTTCCCGGACAACTGGATCTACATCCACGAGCCGGACGTCCGCGTCGGCCGCATCCAGAACTACCGTTCCTGGTCGCCGTGGATGGTCCCGGACCCGGACACCGCGTGCGTCGGCCTGGAGTACTTCGCCTTCAAGGGCGACGACCTCTGGACCATGGACGATGACAAGCTCGTCGAGCTCGCCACGCAGGAGCTGCAGCAGCTCGGCCTCGCGAGGCCCGAGCAGGTCAAGCGCGGCTACGTCGTGCGCGTCCCGCTCGCCTACCCGATGTACGACGAGACCTACGCGGAGCGCGTCGAGTCGATCCGCTCGTGGCTCGACCCGCTGGAGGACTTCGTCCAGGTCGGCCGCAACGGCCTGCACCGCTACAACAACTCGGACCACTCGATGCTGTCCGCGATGCGCGCGGTCGACAACATCCTGCGCAACGAGGGCCACGACATCTGGGCCGTCAACGTCGAGTCGGTCTACCACGAGGAGCAGACCGACGCCGACACCGAGCAGCCGTACGCGAAGCTGCCGAAGACGGTCTACGAGACCGAGCCGCTGGTCACCGAGGCCTAG
- a CDS encoding class I SAM-dependent methyltransferase, whose protein sequence is MSFARDAATHAYYDARAGEYDEWYEGEGRFADRDRPGWSAEVEELVRVVDALPSGRTLDVACGTAFLTQHLQGFAVGLDQSPSMVALAQERLPDGLALTGDALALPFADRAFDRVLTAHFYGHLVPEERTAFLAEAARVASELIVIDSAPREDRPLEGWEQRILNDGSEHKVFKRFLTPETILEELGEAGGTGETLYEGRWFSAVRATLWTNAPSVD, encoded by the coding sequence GCGAGTACGACGAGTGGTACGAGGGCGAGGGGCGCTTCGCGGATCGGGACCGGCCCGGCTGGTCGGCGGAGGTCGAGGAGCTGGTGCGGGTGGTCGACGCGCTGCCGTCCGGGCGGACGCTCGACGTCGCCTGCGGCACCGCGTTCCTGACGCAGCACCTGCAGGGCTTCGCGGTCGGGCTGGACCAGTCGCCGTCGATGGTCGCGCTCGCGCAGGAGCGCCTACCCGACGGGCTGGCGCTGACCGGCGACGCGCTCGCGCTCCCGTTCGCCGACCGCGCCTTCGACCGCGTCCTGACCGCCCACTTCTACGGCCACCTCGTGCCCGAGGAGCGCACCGCGTTCCTCGCCGAGGCCGCGCGCGTGGCCAGCGAGCTGATCGTCATCGACTCGGCACCCCGCGAGGACAGGCCGCTCGAAGGTTGGGAGCAGCGGATCCTCAACGACGGCTCCGAGCACAAGGTCTTCAAGCGCTTCCTGACCCCCGAGACGATCCTCGAAGAGCTCGGCGAAGCCGGCGGCACCGGCGAGACCCTGTACGAAGGCCGCTGGTTCAGCGCCGTCCGCGCGACCCTCTGGACCAACGCGCCGAGCGTCGACTGA